ATCAACATTTAAGTCGGGTGCAGGAGCAAGGTGCTGTATGTCCATTTGCCTCGTCCAATCGAACATTTCCACCAAACTCATCATCCATGACTGACGAGCAAACCAAAGAGATTCGGCGGCGTTTAGACGAGGACCTCTCTCTAGGTGAATTCGAACGCGATTACCGCTCCACGGGAGAGGCAGCAACGCAGTTCTTCCAAGACCTCTTCGTTCAGGTCCTCAACTTCGAAGAGACGACGTCACCTCTTGGTGACGCAACCTGGCAGGACATCCCTGTTCACGAGTGGCCGAACACAGCTCGGGCAAATGCCGCTCGGCTCTTCGCCGAATCAGGGAACTTCCGCGTGATCTATGTCGAACTGGAGAAGCTGACCCGGACAGCCGAACGGAATGCGATCCAGAGCCTCACTCGGTCGGACAAAACGAGTGGCTGGGCTATCGATGGTTCCTTCCTAACTGTATTCCACGCACCTGATGAGGACGTCTGGCACCTCGTCACTCCCTACGAGGAGGGGACGGACGACATCACGACTGGACGTCCAGTGCTGCGCAGGTACACGCTCGGTGAGGGTGAAACTCACCGCACCGTCGCCGACGCGCTGTCGAATATGGACGCCAGCAAGGGGCGGCTGGCAGAACGTATCGACGAGGCATTCCGAGTCAAGCCAGTTACCAAGGACTTCTACGAGAATTACAAGAACGCGTTCGACACGCTCACAAAGGAACTTCGTAGGAAAGGACTAGGAACGGAGGATGCCGACCGGTATGCGCACGTGACGCTTAACCGGTTGATGTTCTTTTATTACATTCAAAAGAAGGGCTGGATCGGTGAGCGGAAAGACTTCGTCCGCTGGTTCCACGAACAGTATGAAGAGTCCAAAGATGAAGACGTATTTCATGAGAAGTGGCTCTCGGCACTTTTCTTTGATGGGATGAATCAGCCAGAAGGGAAGAGTACTGATGCGAACCTCCCCCCCGAGGTAGAATCGGCCGTTACTGGATTACCGTATATGAACGGCGGACTCTTCCAACCAACTGATGAGGACGAGCTTGATGCTTTCTTATCTGATGCTGCGTTGAATTCGGTTATTCGTGGGTTCCTTGAACAATACAACTTTACGATCACCGAGGAGAGTCCGTACGATATTGATGTCGCTGTGGACCCAGCGATGCTCGGGAAGATCTATGAATCTCTGATCGCGGAGGAAGAACGCGACGAGGCGGGCATCTTCTACACGCCGCGTATTGAGGTTGACCTGATGTGCCGACTATCTTTATATGAACAGTTCTGTGATCACGCTAACGACCTCACGGCCGAACATCGTCACCAAATTATCCGGTTCATATTTTCCGAGCCTCAGAACTGGGACTCTGAGGAAGCAGGTCAGACTGAAGCTCTGGAGGCCATCCTATCCGATCTTCGTATTGTTGACCCGGCGTGTGGAAGTGGTGCGTTCCTTGTCGGGATGAAACAGGTCATCCTCGAACTATACCGGAAATTAGGCGTTGAGCCGGACTACGAACTGAAAGAACAGGTAGTTAATGAAAACCTCTATGGCGTGGATATAAAGGGTTGGGCAGTCCGAGTCGCGGAGTTCCGATTGTGGTTATCTCTAATTGAGAGCGCCGACACTATTCCGGAAACACCCGTTTTACCGAATTTCCGATATAAATTGCAAGTCGGAGATAGTATCATACAAACGATTGATGAAGAACGGGTGTCGTTGGACAGTCTTGAACGAACGGTCTCTGGCCAAACAGGAGAACTGATAGAGGAGTTGACTAACCTGAAAGATCGATACTTTGAGGGTGAAAGTGGCCTGTGGGACGACATCCAGGCCAAACAACGCGAGGTCCTTATACAACATATTGAATCGCGGATTGAAGAATTAGAGAATACGACCAGCCAGCAGACATTAACTGGGGGAATTACGGAAGAGTCCGAAGCTGAAGAAGCAGAAATTGAGCAACGAATTGCATCTTTGGAGGAAACCAAGACAGCCGTCGGTGAAGCTTCTGATGATGACTTATTCCTCTGGGATCTCGGGTTTCCCGAAGTGATGTTAAACGGTGGGTTTGATATTGTCATCGGGAATCCGCCGTATGTCCCAAAAGGCCGGATTAATGACGTGAACGAATCTCGGTCCGATTACAAGTCTGATCTGCAAGCATTTGTCGAGGACACGTATGGAGAATCGATTTCGGGCCATTCTGACCTATTTGTCTACTTTTTCTACAAAGGTATTGACCTCTTGCGACCCAACGGAACGCTCACATACGTAACGTCAAACGCGTGGCTTAGTCAGAACTACGGGTCGGACTTACAGGAAAGTCTGCTTAAGCATACCTCACTCAAGCGAGTGTTGGATAATCAAGTTCAGCGTACCTTCTCTGATGCGGATGTGAACACAGTCATAACGAACCTGAACAAAACTCAAAACAGCGAGTTGGATGACTCAGTGTCGTTCATTTCACTTGACCGTCCATACGAATCTCTTATAGATTTATCCACTATTGACCGGATGCTGTCGACAGATGCCTCTACGGACTCAGTGGCGTACAATGGCGAGTCTTTCCCCGTACATAGTGAGGACGAATTCCACCGGTATCTCATCCCAGAGGATACCCTCTGGCGGCTTGGTGGAGGTACTGTTCTTGACCCGAAGGATGGCCAGCGTAATCACCTTCACAACGGCGATCAGGTCCAGCCAGCAGGAACCTACTCAAATGGGAACTGGGGTGTATTCTTCAGGGCACCACTCATCTATTTCGAAATTTTAGAAAAATGTGAAAATATCGAAGACGCAGAATCAGTCGCAGCTAAGATTAGACGTGGGATCACAACTGGTGCAGATGACTTC
The Salinilacihabitans rarus DNA segment above includes these coding regions:
- a CDS encoding Eco57I restriction-modification methylase domain-containing protein, with translation MTDEQTKEIRRRLDEDLSLGEFERDYRSTGEAATQFFQDLFVQVLNFEETTSPLGDATWQDIPVHEWPNTARANAARLFAESGNFRVIYVELEKLTRTAERNAIQSLTRSDKTSGWAIDGSFLTVFHAPDEDVWHLVTPYEEGTDDITTGRPVLRRYTLGEGETHRTVADALSNMDASKGRLAERIDEAFRVKPVTKDFYENYKNAFDTLTKELRRKGLGTEDADRYAHVTLNRLMFFYYIQKKGWIGERKDFVRWFHEQYEESKDEDVFHEKWLSALFFDGMNQPEGKSTDANLPPEVESAVTGLPYMNGGLFQPTDEDELDAFLSDAALNSVIRGFLEQYNFTITEESPYDIDVAVDPAMLGKIYESLIAEEERDEAGIFYTPRIEVDLMCRLSLYEQFCDHANDLTAEHRHQIIRFIFSEPQNWDSEEAGQTEALEAILSDLRIVDPACGSGAFLVGMKQVILELYRKLGVEPDYELKEQVVNENLYGVDIKGWAVRVAEFRLWLSLIESADTIPETPVLPNFRYKLQVGDSIIQTIDEERVSLDSLERTVSGQTGELIEELTNLKDRYFEGESGLWDDIQAKQREVLIQHIESRIEELENTTSQQTLTGGITEESEAEEAEIEQRIASLEETKTAVGEASDDDLFLWDLGFPEVMLNGGFDIVIGNPPYVPKGRINDVNESRSDYKSDLQAFVEDTYGESISGHSDLFVYFFYKGIDLLRPNGTLTYVTSNAWLSQNYGSDLQESLLKHTSLKRVLDNQVQRTFSDADVNTVITNLNKTQNSELDDSVSFISLDRPYESLIDLSTIDRMLSTDASTDSVAYNGESFPVHSEDEFHRYLIPEDTLWRLGGGTVLDPKDGQRNHLHNGDQVQPAGTYSNGNWGVFFRAPLIYFEILEKCENIEDAESVAAKIRRGITTGADDFFYLPLPGHSSKFFESEFDDQTGDLHLYLKDEEVKTNFKEQGFTVTEPMFTVEREYVATTIDGLPEEFVDSSLTFSANGQTYIPNVVLQSPEETSGVSLSPEEFNYLVLMAHGSKSSLQSGVQEYIEWGESWEPARYSKYPNRNLVQGRGGNWYDLAQEKFTPDVVTSKRVDKRVIAAANEIGAYANQNVQCINYDGPPSGIAAVMNSSLAWLSIEIVGNRGLGGGALEIGVSPLKRVKIPVPDDNISAEEYRAALDDKDLSQSIYEQFGAEEPEDVTLETMSPGRRTVDELVLGEILGLSEDDQVKIAQELLRIVKNRIAKSEST